Proteins encoded within one genomic window of Oryza glaberrima chromosome 12, OglaRS2, whole genome shotgun sequence:
- the LOC127756227 gene encoding uncharacterized protein At4g10930 isoform X1, translating to MSMHMDVDGESSGARALGDMGDLETYAFENESCGICRDIVIDRGVLDCCQHWFCYTCIDNWSAITNRCPLCKSEFQRITCTPVYDTTGVNNEDEYSLTSGDDDWLQGESNTLSFPSYYIDAEAVVCLDDGDCKIRSGLVSVEDDSTFDTSIACDSCDLWYHALCVGFNPEMATEDSWLCPRCVSTEVKHKADAILKQNFSGDCSTGSDRTTIDASFSGRVSVSVADEGETALVVSMVGVHSEIRDGLKTEQKGLNSNSYPSYSKDDLLNKTVADAKILRNSDGFSMSHNRYSELNLVHTVSSEATERPLEFSPIRESAHTLFRPEQGNMSNVQAPSCSFSQTSKVAENSGEENALFRNNARSTVIESPQLSSPAGNVARSNDIDMIDAGEVQQMRSAPVGQLTSMHDGESISDMEEVKYKESGDEIGHPAKRARSEVPEQEINMIGNSGISPTDDRTTSSAAKAAIGDTPEFLRSDKSVPDIMSIVEGEDYSRDPGRELARPVGRRAGDKPGLRVKKIFRKEEGKKSTAVVQKLQQEIREVVRDTGTTILEKENAFDEKLLTAFRAAIGKPADEPAGRANLSLIKSRRALLQKGKIRDNLTKKLYGSSAGRRRSAWHRDWEVEFWKHRCSSGINPEKIETLQSVLQLLKKSSEMDKEIAQDKKGVNTDSILSRVYLADASVVPRKDDVKPLSAVAGCPPNNSKAPNKPTPGTEITKISSPNSTGRVLSSSIISKEASGRRENKNSQAAPNQQNQSAGDIKHDKRKWALEVLARKNASSITSKDKSEVADDLKGNYPLLAQLPVDMRPQLTTGRHNKVPLSVRQAQLYRIAEHYLQKANLSVIRRCADTELAIADAVNVEKDISERSSSKSVYVNLCSQATRQPAKGKSENDASDLIEKSESENGPLPQQVQTENTNICNSDTEESLNRTGHSDLPASPIQTIKGEIGGDLVPEKTVGFSNVEEALKMAGLLDSPPNSPERKNTTIEGGCIVDTDSEPSKKLQSTSDSIVRDISSHKDADDSSMLIDIHDENGQNLHSVTSSQQSKHTDDEHQKLILGEESTDVTANKIVSVNLDEAGCSAEHGNSNGSNKEIPAYTNTPDEGAGYVGDAKEVKVPASDSCNQTCQANSSPTKSKKDRKIPILDSTEERSCCNNAELNNGLPNRNKLSTDLAQSGDDSKKSARDPDNHKPDSSGSIHKKVEMFVKENIRPLCKSGVITVEQYRWAVAKTTDKVMKYHSDAKNANFLIKEGDKVKKLALQYVEAAQQKVT from the exons ATGTCGATGCATATGGATGTGGATGGCGAGTCGAGTGGAGCTCGAGCTCTCGGAGACATGGGCGATCTG GAAACATATGCATTTGAGAATGAAAGTTGTGGAATTTGTAGAGACATTGTCATTGATAGAGGAGTTCTGGATTGCTGTCAACACTG GTTTTGCTATACATGCATTGACAACTGGTCTGCCATCACTAATCGCTGCCCCCTTTGCAAAAGTGAATTTCAGCGTATAACATGCACGCCA GTGTATGATACCACTGGAGTCAATAATGAAGATGAATACTCTTTAACCAG TGGTGATGATGATTGGTTGCAAGGGGAAAGCAACACTCTTTCCTTCCCATCATACTATATTGATGCAGAA GCAGTAGTTTGTTTGGATGATGGTGATTGCAAGATTCGGAGTGGACTTGTGTCAGTGGAGGATGATTCAACTTTTGATACATCAATTGCTTGTGACTCTTGTGATTTATG GTATCATGCTCTATGTGTGGGTTTTAATCCGGAAATGGCAACAGAAGATTCATGGTTGTGCCCAAG ATGCGTATCTACTGAAGTGAAACACAAGGCAGATGCTATCTTGAAACAAAATTTCAGTGGGGACTGTTCAACTGGTTCTGATAGGACAACTATTGATGCATCATTTTCTGGGAGGGTGTCCGTATCTGTTGCTGATGAAGGTGAAACTGCCCTTGTTGTCTCAATGGTTGGTGTACATTCTGAAATTCGGGATGGTTTGAAGACTGAACAGAAAGGGTTGAATTCCAATTCATATCCAAGCTATTCCAAAGATGATCTGTTGAACAAAACTGTTGCAGATGCCAAAATATTGAGGAACTCAGATGGTTTCAGTATGTCACACAATAGATACTCCGAACTGAACCTTGTCCACACGGTTTCTTCTGAGGCAACAGAAAGGCCATTGGAATTTTCACCAATACGTGAGTCAGCGCATACGTTATTTAGACCAGAGCAGGGTAACATGTCAAATGTACAGGCTCCATCCTGTTCATTTTCACAAACCAGCAAAGTAGCTGAAAATTCAGGAGAGGAGAATGCATTGTTTAGAAACAATGCAAGATCTACTGTCATCGAATCTCCACAACTTTCTTCACCAG CTGGCAATGTGGCAAGATCGAACGACATAGATATGATTGATGCAGGTGAGGTTCAGCAGATGAGAAGTGCTCCTGTTGGGCAGTTGACATCCAT gcatGATGGAGAATCTATCAGTGACATGGAAGAAGTTAAATACAAGGAATCAGGTGATGAAATTGGTCATCCTGCAAAGAGAGCAAGATCAGAAGTGCCAGAACAGGAAATTAATATGATTGGGAATTCAGGTATTTCTCCAACAGATGATCGTACTACTTCCAGTGCAGCAAAAGCTGCGATTGGTGATACGCCAGAATTTCTCAGATCGGATAAATCTGTTCCTGATATAATGAGCATAGTTGAAGGAGAAGACTACAGCAGAGATCCTGGTAGAGAGTTGGCAAGGCCTGTAGGAAGAAGAGCAGGAGATAAGCCTGGCCTGAGAGTGAAAAAGATTTTCCGgaaggaagaaggaaaaaaatccaCAGCTGTAGTTCAAAAGCTACAACAAGAGATCAGGGAAGTAGTTAGGGACACTGGCACTACAATACTTGAGAAGGAGAACGCTTTTGATGAAAAACTTTTGACTGCATTCCGCGCGGCAATTGGAAAGCCCGCAGATGAACCAGCGGGAAGAGCTAATCTTTCACTCATAAAATCAAGGAGGGCATTGCTTCAGAAGGGCAAGATACGTGATAATCTGACCAAAAAGTTGTATGGATCATCCGCTGGAAGGAGACGAAGTGCATGGCACCGTGATTGGGAAGTCGAATTCTGGAAACATCGTTGCTCTTCAGGGATAAATCCTGAAAAGATCGAGACACTGCAGTCAGTACTTCAGTTACTCAAGAAATCCTCAGAAATGGATAAAGAAATTGCTCAAGATAAGAAGGGAGTGAATACTGACTCCATTTTGTCCAGGGTATATTTGGCTGATGCGTCAGTTGTTCCCAGGAAGGATGATGTAAAACCTTTATCTGCCGTTGCAGGATGCCCACCTAATAATAGCAAGGCACCTAACAAACCCACACCAGGGACTGAAATAACCAAAATCAGTTCACCCAACAGCACTGGGAGAGTGTTGAGTTCTTCAATCATTAGTAAAGAAGCATCTGGCCGAAGAGAGAACAAAAATAGTCAGGCAGCACCTAATCAGCAGAACCAATCTGCTGGTGATATCAAGCATGACAAAAGAAAATGGGCTCTTGAGGTCCTGGCAAGAAAAAATGCCAGTTCTATTACAAGCAAAGACAAATCTGAAGTTGCTGATGATCTCAAGGGAAACTACCCTCTCTTA gCACAACTTCCTGTCGATATGAGACCACAGCTCACAACTGGCCGTCACAATAAAGTTCCACTTTCAGTTAGACAG GCACAACTTTACCGCATTGCGGAGCATTATCTGCAGAAAGCAAATTTGTCTGTCATTCGCAGATGTGCAGATACTGAATTAGCCATTGCTGATGCTGTCAATGTAGAAAAGGATATTTCCGAAAGGTCTAGTAGCAAATCAGTTTATGTGAATCTTTGCTCTCAAGCTACTCGTCAACCTGCCAAAGGAAAATCAGAGAATGATGCTTCAGACCTAATTGAAAAAAGTGAATCAGAGAACGGACCATTACCACAGCAAGTTCAAACTGAAAATACTAACATTTGTAACAGTGATACTGAAGAATCTTTAAATAGAACAGGCCACTCTGATCTTCCTGCAAGTCCCATACAAACTATAAAGGGTGAAATAGGTGGAGATCTGGTGCCAGAGAAAACTGTTGGCTTCAGCAACGTGGAAGAAGCACTCAAAATGGCAGGCCTCTTGGACTCCCCTCCTAACAGTCCTGAGAGAAAGAACACCACAATTGAAG GAGGGTGCATTGTTGATACGGATTCTGAACCCAGCAAAAAATTGCAGTCAACTTCTGATTCAATTGTGAGGGATATATCCTCGCACAAAGATGCTGATGATTCCTCCATGCTAATTGATATTCATGATGAAAATGGTCAAAACCTTCATAGCGTAACATCATCTCAGCAATCAAAACATACTGATGATGAGCATCAGAAATTGATACTCGGAGAGGAATCTACGGATGTAACAGCAAATAAAATTGTCTCAGTGAACTTGGATGAAGCTGGATGTAGTGCGGAACACGGAAACTCAAATGGGTCAAATAAAGAAATTCCAGCTTACACGAATACGCCTGATGAAGGTGCTGGGTATGTGGGGGACGCAAAAGAGGTGAAAGTGCCAGCAAGTGATTCGTGTAACCAAACTTGTCAGGCGAATAGCTCTCCGACAAAAAGTAAAAAGGACAGGAAGATACCGATCTTGGACTCCACCGAAGAGAGATCCTGCTGTAACAATGCGGAGTTGAACAATGGACTTCCGAACAGAAACAAGTTGTCCACCGATCTAGCCCAAAGTGGGGATGATTCAAAGAAGTCAGCACGGGATCCAGATAATCACAAACCAGATTCTTCTGGTTCTATACATAAGAAG GTTGAAATGTTCGTGAAAGAGAACATCAGACCACTTTGCAAGAGCGGTGTAATTACCGTCGAGCAGTATAGGTGGGCCGTCGCGAAAACAACAGATAAGGTCATGAAATACCATTCTGACGCTAAAAATGCAAACTTTCTGATCAAGGAGGGCGACAAGGTCAAAAAACTCGCCCTACAGTATGTTGAGGCAGCTCAGCAAAAGGTTACATGA
- the LOC127756227 gene encoding uncharacterized protein At4g10930 isoform X2: MMVIARFGVDLCQWRMIQLLIHQLLVTLVIYARYHALCVGFNPEMATEDSWLCPRCVSTEVKHKADAILKQNFSGDCSTGSDRTTIDASFSGRVSVSVADEGETALVVSMVGVHSEIRDGLKTEQKGLNSNSYPSYSKDDLLNKTVADAKILRNSDGFSMSHNRYSELNLVHTVSSEATERPLEFSPIRESAHTLFRPEQGNMSNVQAPSCSFSQTSKVAENSGEENALFRNNARSTVIESPQLSSPAGNVARSNDIDMIDAGEVQQMRSAPVGQLTSMHDGESISDMEEVKYKESGDEIGHPAKRARSEVPEQEINMIGNSGISPTDDRTTSSAAKAAIGDTPEFLRSDKSVPDIMSIVEGEDYSRDPGRELARPVGRRAGDKPGLRVKKIFRKEEGKKSTAVVQKLQQEIREVVRDTGTTILEKENAFDEKLLTAFRAAIGKPADEPAGRANLSLIKSRRALLQKGKIRDNLTKKLYGSSAGRRRSAWHRDWEVEFWKHRCSSGINPEKIETLQSVLQLLKKSSEMDKEIAQDKKGVNTDSILSRVYLADASVVPRKDDVKPLSAVAGCPPNNSKAPNKPTPGTEITKISSPNSTGRVLSSSIISKEASGRRENKNSQAAPNQQNQSAGDIKHDKRKWALEVLARKNASSITSKDKSEVADDLKGNYPLLAQLPVDMRPQLTTGRHNKVPLSVRQAQLYRIAEHYLQKANLSVIRRCADTELAIADAVNVEKDISERSSSKSVYVNLCSQATRQPAKGKSENDASDLIEKSESENGPLPQQVQTENTNICNSDTEESLNRTGHSDLPASPIQTIKGEIGGDLVPEKTVGFSNVEEALKMAGLLDSPPNSPERKNTTIEGGCIVDTDSEPSKKLQSTSDSIVRDISSHKDADDSSMLIDIHDENGQNLHSVTSSQQSKHTDDEHQKLILGEESTDVTANKIVSVNLDEAGCSAEHGNSNGSNKEIPAYTNTPDEGAGYVGDAKEVKVPASDSCNQTCQANSSPTKSKKDRKIPILDSTEERSCCNNAELNNGLPNRNKLSTDLAQSGDDSKKSARDPDNHKPDSSGSIHKKVEMFVKENIRPLCKSGVITVEQYRWAVAKTTDKVMKYHSDAKNANFLIKEGDKVKKLALQYVEAAQQKVT, translated from the exons ATGATGGTGATTGCAAGATTCGGAGTGGACTTGTGTCAGTGGAGGATGATTCAACTTTTGATACATCAATTGCTTGTGACTCTTGTGATTTATG CCAGGTATCATGCTCTATGTGTGGGTTTTAATCCGGAAATGGCAACAGAAGATTCATGGTTGTGCCCAAG ATGCGTATCTACTGAAGTGAAACACAAGGCAGATGCTATCTTGAAACAAAATTTCAGTGGGGACTGTTCAACTGGTTCTGATAGGACAACTATTGATGCATCATTTTCTGGGAGGGTGTCCGTATCTGTTGCTGATGAAGGTGAAACTGCCCTTGTTGTCTCAATGGTTGGTGTACATTCTGAAATTCGGGATGGTTTGAAGACTGAACAGAAAGGGTTGAATTCCAATTCATATCCAAGCTATTCCAAAGATGATCTGTTGAACAAAACTGTTGCAGATGCCAAAATATTGAGGAACTCAGATGGTTTCAGTATGTCACACAATAGATACTCCGAACTGAACCTTGTCCACACGGTTTCTTCTGAGGCAACAGAAAGGCCATTGGAATTTTCACCAATACGTGAGTCAGCGCATACGTTATTTAGACCAGAGCAGGGTAACATGTCAAATGTACAGGCTCCATCCTGTTCATTTTCACAAACCAGCAAAGTAGCTGAAAATTCAGGAGAGGAGAATGCATTGTTTAGAAACAATGCAAGATCTACTGTCATCGAATCTCCACAACTTTCTTCACCAG CTGGCAATGTGGCAAGATCGAACGACATAGATATGATTGATGCAGGTGAGGTTCAGCAGATGAGAAGTGCTCCTGTTGGGCAGTTGACATCCAT gcatGATGGAGAATCTATCAGTGACATGGAAGAAGTTAAATACAAGGAATCAGGTGATGAAATTGGTCATCCTGCAAAGAGAGCAAGATCAGAAGTGCCAGAACAGGAAATTAATATGATTGGGAATTCAGGTATTTCTCCAACAGATGATCGTACTACTTCCAGTGCAGCAAAAGCTGCGATTGGTGATACGCCAGAATTTCTCAGATCGGATAAATCTGTTCCTGATATAATGAGCATAGTTGAAGGAGAAGACTACAGCAGAGATCCTGGTAGAGAGTTGGCAAGGCCTGTAGGAAGAAGAGCAGGAGATAAGCCTGGCCTGAGAGTGAAAAAGATTTTCCGgaaggaagaaggaaaaaaatccaCAGCTGTAGTTCAAAAGCTACAACAAGAGATCAGGGAAGTAGTTAGGGACACTGGCACTACAATACTTGAGAAGGAGAACGCTTTTGATGAAAAACTTTTGACTGCATTCCGCGCGGCAATTGGAAAGCCCGCAGATGAACCAGCGGGAAGAGCTAATCTTTCACTCATAAAATCAAGGAGGGCATTGCTTCAGAAGGGCAAGATACGTGATAATCTGACCAAAAAGTTGTATGGATCATCCGCTGGAAGGAGACGAAGTGCATGGCACCGTGATTGGGAAGTCGAATTCTGGAAACATCGTTGCTCTTCAGGGATAAATCCTGAAAAGATCGAGACACTGCAGTCAGTACTTCAGTTACTCAAGAAATCCTCAGAAATGGATAAAGAAATTGCTCAAGATAAGAAGGGAGTGAATACTGACTCCATTTTGTCCAGGGTATATTTGGCTGATGCGTCAGTTGTTCCCAGGAAGGATGATGTAAAACCTTTATCTGCCGTTGCAGGATGCCCACCTAATAATAGCAAGGCACCTAACAAACCCACACCAGGGACTGAAATAACCAAAATCAGTTCACCCAACAGCACTGGGAGAGTGTTGAGTTCTTCAATCATTAGTAAAGAAGCATCTGGCCGAAGAGAGAACAAAAATAGTCAGGCAGCACCTAATCAGCAGAACCAATCTGCTGGTGATATCAAGCATGACAAAAGAAAATGGGCTCTTGAGGTCCTGGCAAGAAAAAATGCCAGTTCTATTACAAGCAAAGACAAATCTGAAGTTGCTGATGATCTCAAGGGAAACTACCCTCTCTTA gCACAACTTCCTGTCGATATGAGACCACAGCTCACAACTGGCCGTCACAATAAAGTTCCACTTTCAGTTAGACAG GCACAACTTTACCGCATTGCGGAGCATTATCTGCAGAAAGCAAATTTGTCTGTCATTCGCAGATGTGCAGATACTGAATTAGCCATTGCTGATGCTGTCAATGTAGAAAAGGATATTTCCGAAAGGTCTAGTAGCAAATCAGTTTATGTGAATCTTTGCTCTCAAGCTACTCGTCAACCTGCCAAAGGAAAATCAGAGAATGATGCTTCAGACCTAATTGAAAAAAGTGAATCAGAGAACGGACCATTACCACAGCAAGTTCAAACTGAAAATACTAACATTTGTAACAGTGATACTGAAGAATCTTTAAATAGAACAGGCCACTCTGATCTTCCTGCAAGTCCCATACAAACTATAAAGGGTGAAATAGGTGGAGATCTGGTGCCAGAGAAAACTGTTGGCTTCAGCAACGTGGAAGAAGCACTCAAAATGGCAGGCCTCTTGGACTCCCCTCCTAACAGTCCTGAGAGAAAGAACACCACAATTGAAG GAGGGTGCATTGTTGATACGGATTCTGAACCCAGCAAAAAATTGCAGTCAACTTCTGATTCAATTGTGAGGGATATATCCTCGCACAAAGATGCTGATGATTCCTCCATGCTAATTGATATTCATGATGAAAATGGTCAAAACCTTCATAGCGTAACATCATCTCAGCAATCAAAACATACTGATGATGAGCATCAGAAATTGATACTCGGAGAGGAATCTACGGATGTAACAGCAAATAAAATTGTCTCAGTGAACTTGGATGAAGCTGGATGTAGTGCGGAACACGGAAACTCAAATGGGTCAAATAAAGAAATTCCAGCTTACACGAATACGCCTGATGAAGGTGCTGGGTATGTGGGGGACGCAAAAGAGGTGAAAGTGCCAGCAAGTGATTCGTGTAACCAAACTTGTCAGGCGAATAGCTCTCCGACAAAAAGTAAAAAGGACAGGAAGATACCGATCTTGGACTCCACCGAAGAGAGATCCTGCTGTAACAATGCGGAGTTGAACAATGGACTTCCGAACAGAAACAAGTTGTCCACCGATCTAGCCCAAAGTGGGGATGATTCAAAGAAGTCAGCACGGGATCCAGATAATCACAAACCAGATTCTTCTGGTTCTATACATAAGAAG GTTGAAATGTTCGTGAAAGAGAACATCAGACCACTTTGCAAGAGCGGTGTAATTACCGTCGAGCAGTATAGGTGGGCCGTCGCGAAAACAACAGATAAGGTCATGAAATACCATTCTGACGCTAAAAATGCAAACTTTCTGATCAAGGAGGGCGACAAGGTCAAAAAACTCGCCCTACAGTATGTTGAGGCAGCTCAGCAAAAGGTTACATGA
- the LOC127756895 gene encoding glutathione S-transferase, whose product MASSKPILYGAWISSCSHRIRIVLNLKGVDYEYKSVNPRTDPDYEKINPIKYIPALVDGDLVVSDSLAIALYLEDKYPQHALLPKDLKKKALNLQIANIVCSSIQPLQGYAVIGLHEGKLSPDESLQIVQHYIDKGFKAIEKLLEGSNFKYATGDEVQLGDVFLAPQIHAGINRFQIDITKYPILARLHDTYMEIPAFQAALPKNQPDAPSC is encoded by the exons ATGGCGTCGTCAAAGCCAATCCTGTACGGTGCCTGGATCAGCTCCTGCTCTCACCGAATCCGGATCGTTCTCAACCTCAAAG GTGTGGATTATGAGTACAAGTCAGTCAATCCTCGAACAGATCCAG ACTATGAGAAAATCAATCCAATTAAGTACATACCAGCATTAGTAGATGGAGACCTAGTTGTTTCTGACTCTCTCGCCATTGCATTG tATCTTGAAGATAAATACCCTCAACATGCTCTCCTACCTAAGGATCTCAAAAAGAAAGCTCTTAATCTTCAG ATCGCAAACATAGTTTGTTCAAGCATCCAACCTCTCCAAGGTTATGCTGTAATT GGTTTGCATGAGGGTAAGCTAAGCCCCGATGAGAGTCTTCAGATAGTTCAGCATTATATTGATAAGGGCTTCAAAG CAATCGAAAAGCTTTTAGAAGGATCCAACTTTAAATATGCTACTGGGGACGAAGTTCAATTG GGGGATGTGTTTCTAGCACCACAGATCCATGCTGGCATAAATCGCTTCCAAATTGATATC ACAAAGTACCCAATTTTGGCAAGACTCCATGACACATACATGGAAATTCCTGCATTTCAGGCAGCACTTCCAAAGAATCAGCCAGATGCACCTTCATGCTAA